One segment of Pseudomonas sp. FP2196 DNA contains the following:
- a CDS encoding PIG-L deacetylase family protein, whose product MNAVKKENPIVGQGTSLHQWQGSRQLAQLDSIDIQSLVPPGARAIIIAPHPDDEVLGCGGLLQLLAAAGRPLQLISVTDGCASHPGSERWPVERLSVIRPQESAEALRRLGLPMHRLKWLRGGFTDTQVAAQEAELSDFIERHLRPDDVIFTTWREDGHCDHEAVGRASIEAARRVGATCHELPVWTWHWATPEDTLVPWQRARKILLSPEQVARKRHAVHAFASQLEGDVAAGLGPVLAPYVLDRLLQPFEVVFL is encoded by the coding sequence ATGAACGCCGTCAAGAAAGAGAATCCGATCGTCGGCCAAGGCACGTCCCTGCACCAGTGGCAGGGTTCGCGGCAACTGGCGCAACTGGACAGCATTGATATTCAAAGTCTGGTTCCGCCGGGCGCAAGAGCAATAATCATCGCGCCACACCCGGACGATGAAGTACTCGGTTGCGGCGGCTTGCTGCAATTGCTTGCCGCTGCGGGCCGCCCGCTGCAATTGATCTCGGTCACCGACGGCTGTGCCAGTCATCCCGGCTCCGAGCGCTGGCCGGTGGAGCGCCTGAGCGTGATCCGCCCGCAGGAATCCGCCGAAGCGCTACGGCGCCTCGGCCTGCCCATGCATCGATTGAAATGGCTGCGTGGCGGTTTCACTGACACGCAAGTAGCGGCGCAAGAAGCTGAGCTGAGCGACTTTATCGAGCGGCATCTGCGCCCCGATGATGTCATTTTTACCACTTGGCGCGAGGACGGCCATTGCGACCACGAGGCTGTCGGTCGCGCCAGTATCGAAGCGGCGCGCAGAGTCGGCGCAACCTGCCATGAGCTACCCGTGTGGACATGGCACTGGGCAACGCCTGAAGACACGTTGGTGCCGTGGCAACGGGCACGCAAGATTCTGCTGTCGCCTGAGCAAGTGGCGCGCAAACGCCACGCAGTACACGCCTTCGCCAGCCAACTGGAAGGCGACGTGGCCGCCGGACTCGGCCCGGTGCTGGCGCCGTACGTGCTCGATCGCCTGCTGCAGCCGTTCGAAGTGGTGTTTCTATGA
- a CDS encoding acyl-CoA dehydrogenase family protein codes for MDLQNYLARRPPDYADTFALGGCLRAMVEAGLDRLPLPGSGHTLERFRHLADVGGHDLGLCKLYEGHTDALAIIEQLGGSPTPGSTWGMWAAEPPQARVQVRPAGHLVTLHGRKAWCSGAAALSHALLTAWDADDQQQLVAVALDQPGVTVTDQGWQAVGMGATGSVEVLFDGAEAQAIGNPGDYLQRPGFWQGGIGIAACWYGAARHIGECLRKHCAHRDEPHALAHLGAVDTALQAAADVLRFSALHIDANPEDSAELLARRARAVVEQSAEHVIREAGRALGAGPYCKDRHFARLIADLPVFLRQSHAERDLAALGQLVADQPEEAWML; via the coding sequence ATGGACTTGCAGAACTATCTGGCCCGCCGCCCACCGGACTATGCCGACACGTTCGCGCTCGGCGGGTGCCTGCGAGCCATGGTTGAAGCCGGACTGGATCGTTTGCCGCTGCCGGGCAGCGGTCACACGCTGGAGCGTTTTCGGCATCTGGCTGATGTCGGCGGGCATGATCTGGGGTTATGCAAACTCTATGAAGGCCATACCGACGCGCTGGCAATCATCGAGCAATTGGGTGGTTCGCCAACGCCGGGCAGCACGTGGGGCATGTGGGCGGCAGAACCGCCGCAAGCGCGGGTGCAAGTGCGCCCCGCCGGGCACTTGGTGACGCTGCACGGACGCAAGGCCTGGTGTTCCGGCGCTGCCGCGCTGAGCCATGCGCTGCTCACCGCGTGGGATGCCGACGATCAGCAACAATTGGTCGCCGTCGCACTGGATCAACCGGGCGTGACCGTCACCGATCAAGGCTGGCAAGCGGTCGGTATGGGCGCGACCGGCAGCGTCGAAGTACTGTTCGACGGCGCCGAAGCGCAGGCCATCGGTAACCCCGGCGATTACCTGCAACGCCCGGGTTTCTGGCAGGGCGGGATCGGCATCGCAGCGTGTTGGTATGGCGCTGCGCGGCACATCGGTGAATGCCTGCGCAAACACTGTGCCCATCGAGACGAGCCGCATGCCCTCGCCCATCTCGGCGCGGTCGACACTGCCTTGCAGGCGGCCGCCGATGTCCTGCGCTTCAGCGCGTTGCACATCGATGCAAATCCTGAGGACAGCGCCGAACTGCTGGCCCGGCGCGCCCGCGCCGTGGTGGAACAATCTGCCGAGCACGTGATCCGCGAAGCCGGGCGTGCCCTGGGGGCCGGGCCCTATTGCAAGGATCGGCATTTCGCCCGGCTGATCGCCGATCTGCCGGTGTTTCTGCGTCAAAGCCACGCCGAACGCGACCTCGCCGCCCTCGGCCAATTGGTTGCCGATCAACCCGAAGAGGCATGGATGCTATGA
- the glgX gene encoding glycogen debranching protein GlgX, whose translation MTRPKKAEPAQHAEPSRIREGLPFPLGATWDGLGVNFALFSANATKVELCIFDDAGEVELERIELPEYTDEIYHGYLPDAHPGLIYGYRVYGPYDPANGHRFNHNKLLIDPYAKQLVGQLKWSEALFGYTIGHPDADLSFDERDSAPFVPKCKVIDPAHTWGNDHRVSVPWDKTIIYETHVRGISMRHPSVPENVRGTFAGLMVDDVLEHIRKLGVSTVELLPIHAFVNDQHLLHKGMTNYWGYNSIAFFAPDPRYLASGKIAEFKEMVAHLHEANLEVILDVVYNHTAEGNEQGPTLSMRGIDNASYYRLMPDDKRYYINDSGTGNTLDLSHPCVLQMVTDSLRYWASEMHVDGFRFDLATILGRYHDGFDERHSFLVACRQDPVLRQVKMIAEPWDCGPGGYQVGNFPPGWVEWNDKFRDTVRAFWKGDDAQVADFASRMTASGEMFNQRGRRPYSSVNFITAHDGFTLNDLVSYNDKHNEANDENNQDGSNNNLSWNHGVEGPTDDPEINALRHRQMRNFFATLLLAQGTPMIVAGDEFARTQDGNNNAYCQDSEIGWVNWDLSEDGKALLKFVKRLIKLRLAYPILRRGRFLVGEYNEDIGVKDVTWLAPDGTEMTTEHWHDAHNRCLGMLLDGRAQETGILRKGADATLLLVVNAHHDIVNFTLPEVPEGSFWTCMIDTNQPAIRGQERFDFGHEYSVTGRSLLLFELQREEED comes from the coding sequence ATGACCCGTCCAAAAAAAGCCGAGCCCGCACAGCACGCCGAGCCCTCGAGAATTCGTGAGGGTCTGCCCTTCCCGCTCGGTGCGACCTGGGACGGCTTGGGGGTGAACTTTGCCCTGTTCTCCGCCAACGCCACCAAGGTCGAACTGTGCATCTTCGACGATGCCGGTGAAGTCGAGCTCGAACGCATCGAACTGCCCGAATACACCGATGAGATCTACCACGGCTACTTGCCCGACGCCCATCCGGGGCTGATTTATGGCTACCGCGTCTACGGCCCGTATGACCCGGCCAACGGCCACCGCTTCAACCACAACAAACTGCTTATCGACCCCTACGCCAAACAACTGGTCGGCCAACTCAAGTGGTCAGAAGCCTTGTTCGGCTACACCATCGGCCACCCCGACGCCGACCTCAGTTTCGACGAACGCGACAGCGCGCCATTCGTGCCCAAATGCAAAGTCATCGACCCGGCCCACACCTGGGGCAACGACCATCGCGTCAGCGTGCCGTGGGACAAGACGATCATTTATGAAACCCACGTGCGCGGCATCAGCATGCGCCATCCCTCGGTGCCGGAGAATGTGCGCGGCACCTTCGCCGGGTTGATGGTCGACGATGTGCTCGAACACATTCGCAAGCTCGGCGTGTCCACCGTCGAGTTGCTGCCGATCCATGCCTTCGTCAACGATCAGCATCTGCTGCACAAAGGCATGACCAACTACTGGGGTTACAACAGCATCGCGTTTTTCGCCCCGGATCCGCGCTATCTGGCCAGCGGCAAGATTGCCGAATTCAAGGAGATGGTCGCGCACCTGCACGAAGCCAATCTGGAAGTGATTCTTGACGTGGTCTACAACCACACCGCCGAGGGCAACGAGCAAGGCCCGACCCTGTCGATGCGCGGCATCGACAACGCCTCGTATTACCGCTTGATGCCCGACGACAAGCGCTACTACATCAACGATTCCGGCACCGGCAACACGCTGGATCTGAGCCACCCGTGCGTGCTGCAAATGGTCACCGACTCGCTGCGTTATTGGGCCAGCGAGATGCATGTCGACGGCTTCCGTTTCGACCTGGCGACTATTCTCGGCCGCTATCACGACGGTTTCGATGAGCGTCACAGCTTCCTCGTTGCCTGCCGTCAGGACCCGGTGTTGCGTCAGGTGAAAATGATCGCCGAACCGTGGGATTGCGGCCCCGGCGGCTATCAGGTCGGCAACTTCCCGCCGGGCTGGGTCGAGTGGAACGACAAATTCCGCGACACCGTGCGCGCGTTCTGGAAGGGTGACGACGCCCAGGTCGCCGACTTTGCCAGCCGCATGACCGCGTCCGGCGAGATGTTCAACCAGCGCGGCCGGCGGCCGTATTCATCGGTGAACTTCATCACTGCCCACGACGGCTTCACCCTCAACGATCTGGTGTCGTACAACGACAAGCACAACGAAGCCAACGATGAGAACAACCAGGACGGCAGCAACAACAACCTGTCGTGGAACCATGGTGTTGAAGGCCCCACTGACGATCCCGAAATCAACGCCCTGCGCCATCGGCAGATGCGCAACTTCTTCGCAACGCTGCTGCTGGCGCAAGGCACGCCAATGATCGTCGCCGGCGACGAATTCGCCCGCACTCAGGATGGCAACAACAATGCCTATTGCCAGGACAGCGAGATCGGCTGGGTCAACTGGGACCTGAGCGAGGACGGCAAGGCCCTGCTCAAATTCGTCAAACGCCTGATCAAGCTCCGTCTGGCTTATCCGATCCTGCGTCGTGGGCGCTTCCTGGTCGGCGAGTACAACGAGGACATCGGCGTCAAGGACGTCACCTGGCTCGCCCCGGACGGCACCGAGATGACCACAGAGCATTGGCATGATGCGCACAACCGTTGCCTGGGCATGTTGCTCGACGGCCGCGCGCAGGAAACCGGGATTCTGCGCAAGGGTGCCGACGCGACCCTGCTGCTGGTGGTCAACGCCCATCACGACATCGTCAACTTCACCTTGCCGGAAGTCCCGGAGGGCAGTTTCTGGACGTGCATGATCGACACCAATCAGCCGGCGATCCGTGGCCAGGAGCGCTTCGACTTCGGTCACGAGTACTCGGTCACCGGGCGTTCGCTGCTGCTGTTTGAACTGCAACGTGAAGAAGAAGACTGA
- a CDS encoding DUF2934 domain-containing protein: protein MSTDDKRIREFAYQIWESEGKPEGHEERHWEMARKLAEAEALAPKKSPKAAGSKTVGKTAEVKAPAAKPKAPAKTKPASAAKVVPPGEKAVEKKPKVPRKPPAN, encoded by the coding sequence ATGAGCACCGACGATAAACGCATCCGCGAATTCGCCTATCAGATCTGGGAATCGGAAGGTAAGCCCGAGGGCCACGAAGAGCGCCACTGGGAGATGGCGCGCAAACTGGCCGAGGCCGAAGCACTGGCACCGAAGAAATCACCGAAGGCTGCCGGCAGCAAAACCGTTGGCAAGACCGCCGAGGTCAAGGCGCCAGCCGCCAAGCCCAAAGCCCCGGCCAAAACCAAGCCTGCGAGCGCCGCCAAAGTCGTGCCACCGGGCGAAAAAGCAGTCGAGAAAAAGCCTAAGGTGCCACGCAAGCCCCCGGCGAACTGA
- a CDS encoding malto-oligosyltrehalose synthase, giving the protein MNQALIQPLRATLRLQFHKGFTLEQAVPLVPYFARLGISHIYASPLLAARAGSMHGYDVVDPTQVNPELGGEPALRNLVSALREHNMGLILDIVSNHMAVGGSDNPWWLDLLEWGRLSPYGEFFDIQWHSPDPLMEGQLLLPFLGSDYGVALQEGTLKLHFNAQNGSFHVEHYDHHFPICPNDYGELLKPEDALKTLADHFSTLSYQTNAHSLAGPLKEELRQLARDPQILEAIQRNLEHYDSTTEKGFHKLHQLLERQSYRLASWRTAADDINWRRFFDINELGGLRVERPAVFEATHGKIFQLIAEGLVDGLRIDHIDGLADPRGYCRKLRRRVDLLAPGRHLPIYVEKILGAGETPRRDWAVDGTTGYEFMNQLSLLQHDPDGEYVLGDLWQRRTERPAAFIEEAQLARQQILNGSLASDCESVAQALLQVARDDLMTRDLTLGAIRRVLQALIVHFPVYRTYISAMGRSAQDDVFFQQAMDGARQALGEGDWPVLDCVAAWLGGTPWRQKPRGRSRKILKHACVRFQQLTSPAAAKAVEDTALYRSAVLLSRNDVGYNTEQFSAPVSDFHEINQQRLSQFPDNLLATATHDHKRGEDTRARLAVLSERSHWYAEQIELWRALARPVRSDDQMPSTGDELILYQALLGSWPLDLHDGDQAGFADYAKRIWQWQQKALREAKLQSSWSAPNEAYEDAAQAFTEKLLTGEEGELLRAALSKTVNSIAAAGALNGLAQTLLRMTVPGVPDLYQGNEFWDFSLVDPDNRRPVDYPAREQALAAQAPITDLLSNWRDGRIKQALIAQVLNLRAEHAELFRRGTYQALEVLGSQAHHVLAFAREHQGQQAIVIVPIRCAALLENSAVPQIDALRWGDTRVVLPFAASDKNLKGLFATTAVTKNRELNVSDALGDVPVNLFIQHLT; this is encoded by the coding sequence ATGAATCAAGCGCTCATCCAGCCGTTGCGCGCCACCCTGCGCCTGCAATTTCACAAAGGCTTCACGCTCGAACAAGCGGTGCCGCTGGTGCCGTATTTCGCCCGTCTGGGCATCAGCCACATCTACGCCTCACCACTGCTCGCGGCGCGGGCAGGCTCGATGCACGGCTACGACGTGGTCGACCCGACTCAGGTCAACCCGGAACTTGGCGGCGAACCCGCGCTAAGGAATCTGGTCAGCGCCCTGCGCGAACACAACATGGGCCTGATCCTCGACATCGTCTCCAACCACATGGCGGTCGGCGGCAGTGACAATCCATGGTGGTTGGACCTGCTGGAATGGGGACGCCTGAGCCCCTACGGTGAGTTCTTCGACATTCAATGGCACTCGCCGGATCCGTTGATGGAAGGCCAGTTGCTGTTGCCGTTTCTCGGCAGCGATTACGGCGTCGCGTTGCAGGAAGGCACGCTGAAGCTGCATTTCAATGCGCAAAACGGCAGCTTCCACGTCGAACATTACGACCACCATTTCCCGATCTGCCCGAACGATTACGGCGAATTGCTCAAACCCGAGGATGCGCTGAAAACTCTCGCCGATCATTTCAGTACACTCAGCTATCAGACCAATGCCCATTCACTGGCCGGCCCACTGAAGGAAGAGCTGCGGCAACTGGCCAGAGATCCGCAGATCCTTGAAGCCATCCAGCGCAATCTGGAGCATTACGACTCAACCACCGAAAAAGGCTTCCACAAGCTCCATCAGTTGCTGGAGCGCCAGAGTTATCGCCTCGCCAGTTGGCGCACGGCGGCTGACGACATCAACTGGCGGCGTTTCTTCGACATCAATGAGTTGGGTGGTTTGCGCGTCGAACGTCCGGCGGTGTTCGAAGCGACCCACGGCAAAATCTTTCAGTTGATCGCCGAAGGGTTGGTCGACGGTTTGCGCATCGACCATATCGACGGCCTCGCCGATCCGCGCGGTTACTGCCGCAAACTGCGTCGGCGCGTCGACCTGTTGGCGCCGGGGCGGCACTTGCCGATCTACGTCGAAAAGATCCTCGGTGCCGGCGAAACCCCGCGCCGCGACTGGGCGGTGGATGGCACCACCGGTTACGAGTTCATGAATCAGCTGTCGCTGCTGCAACACGATCCGGACGGCGAATACGTCTTGGGCGACTTGTGGCAACGCCGCACCGAACGCCCTGCCGCGTTTATCGAAGAAGCACAACTGGCGCGTCAGCAGATCCTCAACGGCTCGCTGGCCAGCGATTGCGAAAGCGTCGCCCAGGCGCTGCTACAAGTGGCCCGTGATGACCTGATGACCCGCGACCTGACCCTCGGCGCGATTCGCCGTGTGTTACAGGCGTTGATCGTGCACTTCCCGGTGTATCGCACCTACATCAGCGCAATGGGTCGCTCGGCGCAGGATGACGTGTTTTTCCAGCAGGCCATGGACGGTGCGCGGCAGGCACTGGGCGAAGGCGACTGGCCGGTGCTCGATTGCGTTGCAGCGTGGCTCGGTGGCACCCCATGGCGACAAAAGCCACGCGGACGCTCGCGCAAAATCCTCAAACATGCCTGCGTGCGCTTCCAGCAACTGACTTCCCCGGCGGCCGCCAAAGCCGTGGAAGACACCGCGCTGTATCGTTCGGCGGTGCTGCTGTCGCGCAATGACGTCGGCTACAACACCGAGCAGTTCAGCGCGCCAGTCAGCGATTTCCACGAGATCAATCAGCAACGCTTGAGCCAGTTCCCCGACAACCTGCTGGCCACAGCCACCCACGACCACAAACGCGGCGAAGATACCCGCGCGCGCCTCGCGGTGCTCAGCGAGCGCAGCCACTGGTATGCCGAACAGATTGAACTGTGGCGCGCCCTCGCCCGCCCCGTGCGCAGCGATGACCAAATGCCGTCGACCGGTGATGAGCTGATTCTCTACCAGGCACTGCTCGGCAGTTGGCCGCTGGATTTACACGACGGTGATCAGGCGGGTTTTGCCGACTACGCCAAACGCATCTGGCAATGGCAACAGAAAGCCCTGCGTGAAGCCAAGCTGCAAAGCAGTTGGAGCGCGCCCAACGAAGCCTATGAAGACGCAGCGCAAGCGTTCACTGAAAAACTCCTCACCGGTGAAGAAGGTGAATTGCTGCGCGCGGCGTTGAGCAAGACCGTCAACAGCATCGCGGCGGCCGGCGCACTGAACGGCTTGGCGCAAACCTTGCTGCGCATGACGGTGCCGGGGGTGCCGGATTTGTATCAAGGCAACGAGTTCTGGGACTTCAGCCTGGTCGATCCGGACAACCGCCGGCCGGTGGATTACCCCGCTCGGGAGCAGGCTTTGGCGGCGCAGGCGCCGATCACAGACCTGCTGTCGAACTGGCGTGACGGTCGCATCAAGCAAGCCTTGATTGCCCAAGTGCTGAACCTGCGCGCTGAACACGCCGAGCTGTTCCGGCGTGGCACGTATCAGGCTCTGGAGGTGCTGGGTAGCCAGGCGCACCACGTGCTCGCGTTCGCCCGCGAACATCAAGGTCAGCAAGCCATCGTGATCGTGCCGATTCGCTGCGCGGCACTGCTGGAAAACAGTGCCGTCCCGCAAATCGATGCGCTGCGCTGGGGCGATACGCGGGTGGTTTTACCGTTCGCCGCCTCTGACAAAAATCTGAAGGGACTTTTTGCAACCACAGCAGTCACAAAAAACAGGGAGCTGAATGTCAGCGACGCGCTGGGGGATGTCCCGGTCAATCTCTTTATCCAACACTTAACGTAA
- the malQ gene encoding 4-alpha-glucanotransferase, translating to MSDAQLEILASRAGLAVDWIDANGRPQKVAPAVLRNVLIGLGHPASTSQEIDASLLELQQVQQDRHLPPLLTSDVGVGVDLARYFKPETPCEIHLEDGSRMNLKLDSESVLPGLIPVGYQQVHIDDQYFTLAVAPERCFSVGDAVDNPIPRAWGLSVQLYGLRRPGDGGFGDTQALEELARVAGERGADALAISPLHAMFSADTGRYSPYSPSSRLFLNSLYAAPGAILGERALRDAIDSAGLAEQFAKLEDLKLIDWPAAAEAKHKLLQALYDGFTAGDHPLHPDFASFRHAGGEALENHCRFEAIQEMRAARGESLDWREWPEHWHDPRGAALEAFAEEYAERIGYFAFCQWLIHRCLERAQTAARSAGMGIGLIADLAVGADGAGSQAWSFQDELLASLTVGAPPDILNRSGQGWGISAFSPEGLIRNGFRAFIEMLRANFAHAGGLRIDHVMGLQRLWVIPNGAAPADGAYLYYPVDDLLRLLTLESHRHQAIVLGEDLGTVPDGLQEKLIARSMLGMRVLLFEQDNTRFKPILDWPDNALATTSTHDLPTLNGWWHGRDIDWNSRLGFVDGNGEIEWRRHRQREREGLRGALSQDPQNFREESHEADQVVDASVRFLGHTRAPLVLLPLEDALGIDEQANLPGTIDTHPNWSRRLPGASEALLDGADAARRLELLACARLQAAERDQ from the coding sequence ATGAGCGATGCGCAACTGGAAATTCTTGCAAGCAGAGCCGGCCTGGCCGTCGACTGGATCGACGCCAATGGCCGCCCGCAAAAAGTCGCTCCGGCGGTGTTACGCAATGTCCTGATCGGCCTTGGCCACCCTGCCAGCACCTCCCAGGAAATCGACGCCAGCCTGCTTGAACTGCAACAGGTCCAGCAAGACCGTCACTTGCCGCCGCTGCTGACCAGTGATGTCGGCGTCGGCGTTGATCTTGCGCGTTATTTCAAGCCTGAGACCCCGTGTGAGATCCACCTTGAAGACGGTTCGCGCATGAACCTGAAACTCGATTCCGAGTCGGTACTGCCCGGCCTGATCCCGGTCGGCTATCAACAGGTTCACATTGACGATCAATACTTCACACTTGCCGTGGCTCCTGAGCGCTGCTTCAGCGTCGGCGACGCGGTAGACAATCCGATCCCTCGCGCCTGGGGTCTCAGCGTGCAGCTATATGGCTTGCGTCGCCCCGGCGATGGTGGCTTCGGCGACACCCAGGCACTGGAAGAACTGGCGCGGGTGGCCGGTGAACGCGGTGCGGACGCACTGGCGATCAGCCCGCTGCACGCAATGTTCAGCGCCGACACCGGGCGCTACAGTCCCTATTCGCCATCCAGCCGTTTGTTTCTCAATTCCCTGTATGCCGCGCCCGGCGCAATTCTCGGTGAGCGGGCTTTGCGCGATGCGATCGACAGCGCTGGGCTGGCCGAGCAGTTTGCGAAACTGGAAGATCTGAAACTGATCGACTGGCCCGCCGCTGCCGAGGCCAAGCACAAACTGCTTCAAGCCCTGTACGACGGATTCACTGCGGGCGATCATCCGTTGCACCCCGACTTCGCCAGTTTTCGTCATGCCGGTGGCGAGGCGCTGGAAAATCACTGCCGCTTCGAAGCCATCCAGGAAATGCGCGCCGCACGTGGCGAAAGCCTCGACTGGCGCGAATGGCCAGAACATTGGCACGACCCGCGCGGCGCCGCCCTCGAAGCGTTTGCCGAAGAATATGCCGAGCGCATCGGTTACTTTGCATTCTGCCAATGGCTGATCCACCGATGCCTGGAGCGTGCGCAAACCGCCGCGCGCAGCGCCGGCATGGGCATCGGCCTGATCGCCGACCTTGCCGTGGGTGCCGATGGCGCTGGCAGTCAGGCCTGGAGCTTTCAGGACGAACTGCTCGCCTCGCTCACCGTTGGTGCGCCGCCGGACATCCTTAATCGCTCCGGTCAGGGCTGGGGAATTTCCGCGTTTTCCCCCGAAGGCCTGATCCGCAACGGCTTTCGCGCGTTCATCGAAATGCTGCGCGCGAACTTCGCTCACGCCGGCGGTTTGCGCATCGACCATGTCATGGGCCTGCAACGCCTGTGGGTGATTCCCAACGGCGCGGCACCGGCCGACGGTGCCTACCTCTATTACCCGGTGGACGATCTGTTGCGCTTGCTGACACTGGAATCCCATCGTCATCAAGCGATTGTGCTCGGCGAAGACCTCGGCACCGTGCCCGACGGTCTCCAGGAAAAACTCATTGCCCGCTCCATGCTCGGCATGCGCGTGCTGTTGTTCGAACAGGACAACACCCGTTTCAAACCGATTCTCGACTGGCCGGATAACGCATTGGCGACCACCAGCACTCACGATCTGCCGACGCTAAACGGCTGGTGGCATGGTCGCGACATCGACTGGAATTCGCGACTGGGTTTTGTCGATGGCAACGGCGAAATCGAATGGCGCCGGCATCGTCAACGGGAACGCGAAGGCCTGCGCGGAGCGTTGAGCCAGGACCCGCAGAACTTTCGCGAGGAGTCCCACGAGGCCGATCAGGTGGTGGACGCCAGCGTGCGTTTCCTCGGGCATACCCGCGCGCCGCTGGTGTTGCTACCGCTGGAAGACGCGCTGGGCATCGACGAACAAGCCAATCTGCCAGGCACGATCGATACGCATCCGAACTGGTCGCGGCGCCTGCCCGGCGCCAGCGAGGCGTTGCTCGACGGTGCGGATGCCGCGCGGCGTCTTGAACTATTGGCGTGCGCACGCCTTCAGGCAGCCGAGCGTGACCAATGA
- the treZ gene encoding malto-oligosyltrehalose trehalohydrolase, with protein sequence MPLRTQENWPHGAIMQDAEHTQFALWAPDAFYVSVELEDGQSLPMLPQADGWFVIKTRCPAGTRYRYNIDGELEVPDPASRAQDGDLDRRSVVVDPLAYQWRHSAWQGRPWSEAVIYELHVGALGGFAEVEQHLQRLVELGVTAIELMPLAQFPGDRNWGYDGVLPYAPQASYGTPEQLKHLIDSAHGHGLAVILDVVYNHFGPDGNYLHRYAKGFFREDKHTPWGVAIDFRRTEVREFFIENALMWLLEYRFDGLRLDAVHAIEDPDFLSDMAQRIRQQIDPSRHVWLTVENELNQSSLLENDYDAQWNDDGHNALHVLLTGETDAYYADYALQPTEQLVRCLSQGFVFQGHITRHGEPRGEPSEHLPSTAFVLFLQNHDQIGNRAFGERLHQLADPRAVQAATVLLLLSPMIPMMFMGDEFAAEQPFLFFTSHHGELAELVREGRRNEFAAFGAFNDPQKREQIPDPNAEQTFHASQPRLIGNGTPLQQQTLALYRQLLQLRHKHIIPHLSGTQALGAQMLGHGAVSARWRLGDGSELRIDLNLSDTAVVNPPRSGAVWLFQKPPAGELSDEGLLPPYCALVSLTAATPLQPLDGERL encoded by the coding sequence ATGCCGTTACGGACCCAAGAGAACTGGCCCCACGGCGCGATCATGCAGGACGCCGAACACACACAATTTGCGCTCTGGGCGCCGGATGCGTTTTACGTCAGCGTGGAGCTGGAGGACGGACAGTCGCTGCCAATGCTGCCGCAGGCCGATGGTTGGTTTGTGATCAAGACCCGTTGCCCGGCGGGCACGCGTTACCGCTACAACATCGATGGCGAACTTGAGGTGCCCGACCCAGCCTCCAGAGCACAGGACGGCGACCTGGACCGCCGCAGCGTAGTAGTCGATCCGCTGGCCTATCAGTGGCGACACAGCGCCTGGCAAGGCCGGCCGTGGAGTGAAGCGGTGATCTACGAGCTGCACGTCGGTGCGCTTGGCGGATTTGCCGAGGTCGAACAGCACTTGCAACGCTTGGTTGAGCTGGGTGTCACCGCCATCGAACTGATGCCGCTGGCGCAGTTCCCGGGTGATCGAAACTGGGGTTACGACGGCGTCCTCCCGTATGCGCCGCAAGCGTCATACGGCACCCCGGAACAACTCAAGCACTTGATCGACAGTGCTCACGGCCATGGTCTGGCGGTGATTCTCGATGTGGTCTACAACCACTTCGGCCCCGATGGCAATTACCTGCACCGTTACGCCAAAGGCTTCTTTCGCGAGGACAAACATACCCCGTGGGGCGTGGCGATCGATTTTCGACGTACCGAGGTGCGCGAGTTTTTCATCGAAAACGCGTTGATGTGGCTGCTCGAATACCGCTTCGACGGCCTGCGCCTGGACGCGGTGCACGCCATCGAAGATCCGGACTTTCTCAGTGACATGGCCCAGCGAATCCGCCAGCAGATCGACCCGAGCCGTCATGTCTGGCTGACCGTGGAAAACGAGCTCAATCAATCGAGCCTGCTGGAGAATGATTACGACGCGCAGTGGAACGACGACGGCCATAACGCTTTACATGTGTTGCTGACCGGCGAAACCGATGCCTATTACGCCGACTATGCCCTGCAACCCACCGAGCAATTGGTGCGTTGTCTGAGTCAGGGCTTCGTGTTTCAGGGCCACATCACCCGACATGGCGAACCCCGGGGCGAACCGAGTGAACATCTGCCTTCGACCGCGTTTGTCCTGTTCCTGCAGAACCACGATCAGATTGGCAACCGCGCCTTTGGCGAGCGCCTGCATCAACTGGCCGATCCCCGCGCTGTTCAGGCAGCAACCGTGCTGTTGCTGCTGTCGCCGATGATCCCGATGATGTTCATGGGCGACGAGTTTGCCGCCGAGCAGCCGTTCCTGTTCTTCACCAGCCATCACGGCGAACTGGCGGAATTGGTACGCGAGGGCCGGCGCAACGAATTCGCTGCGTTCGGCGCCTTCAACGATCCGCAAAAACGCGAGCAAATTCCCGATCCTAACGCCGAACAAACCTTCCATGCCTCACAGCCACGGCTGATTGGAAACGGCACGCCACTGCAACAGCAAACCCTCGCGCTGTACCGGCAACTCCTGCAATTGCGCCATAAACACATCATCCCCCACTTGTCTGGTACTCAGGCGCTGGGAGCGCAAATGCTCGGCCATGGCGCCGTCAGCGCACGCTGGCGCCTGGGCGATGGCAGTGAGCTGCGAATCGACCTGAACCTCAGTGATACGGCGGTGGTCAACCCTCCACGGTCCGGCGCAGTGTGGCTTTTTCAAAAGCCACCCGCAGGCGAACTGTCGGATGAGGGCCTGCTGCCCCCGTATTGCGCGCTTGTCAGCCTCACGGCCGCAACCCCTTTGCAACCTTTGGATGGAGAGCGCCTATGA